The genomic window TTCGCGGCTGCTCAGCACCGACTCCCGCGAGGATCGGCCCGCGGTCCAGGTCGGCGATCCCTTCATGGGCAAGATCCTGATGGAAGCCTGCCTCGAGCTTTTCGCCCGCAAGGGGGCGGTGGTCGGCGTCCAGGATATGGGAGCGGCTGGAATCGGCTGCTCGACCAGCGAAACGGCGGCCCGGGGAGAGACGGGCATGGAGATCGACCTCGACCAGGTGCCGCTTCGGGAGCCGGGGATGGATGCGGCGGAGATCCTCCTCTCGGAGTCGCAGGAGCGGATGCTGCTGATTCTCCAGAAGGGGAGAGAAGGGGAAGCCGAGGAGGTCTTTGCCAAATGGGGGGTGCCGCTCCGCCGGATCGGGACCGTGAGCGGCGATGGTCTGCTCCGTTACCGGAGGAACGGGAAGGTCGCGGCGGAGCTGCCCGCTCGGCTGCTGACGGAGGAGGCCCCCGTCTATGAGCGGGAGGCGAAGATCGCGAGCATCGCTTCGCCTCGTCCTCCCGCCAAGCCGCCGCTTTCCCTGGCGGAGTGTCGGACGCCCTGGAAGGCGCTCGCGACCCTCCCCTCCCTGGCGTCCAAGGAGTGGGTCTGGCGCCAGTATGACTGGATGGTTGGAATCGGCACGGTGATGGGCCCGGGACAATCAGATGCGGCGGTCCTCCGGGTGCGGCTGGATGGAAAGACGAAGTATTTGGCCGCTACGGTGGACGGAAACGCCCGGTATACGTTGCTCGATCCGTACCGGGGCGGGCTTGCGGCGGTCGCCGAGGCGGTACGCAATCTCGCGGTGAGTGGTGCACGGCCGCTGGGCATCACCGATAATCTCAACTTTGGCGATCCCTACCGCCCGGAGGCGTTCGGGCAGCTGCGGGGTGCGGTCGAGGGAATCGCAGAGGGCTGCCGGAGCTTCGGGCTCCCCGTCACTGGCGGCAACGTGAGTCTCTACAATGAGTCTCCCTCGGGCGCGATTCTCCCCTCGCCCGTGGTCGCCGCCGTCGGCGCGATCGACCGGGAGGAAGAGATCACCCCTCTGGGCTTTCAGCGGGAGGGAGACCTGCTCTTCCTCCTCGGGGGCTGGGGGAGCGGGGTTTCGGGATCGATCTACGCCTGGGAAGCTCTCGGATGGAGGGAGGGAGCCGCTCCCGAGGTCCGCCTGCCGGAGGAGCGGGCGCTTTCGTCGGTGCTCCGAGCGCTCGGAGCCCGGGGGATCCTCGTGAGCGCGCACGATCTTTCTGATGGGGGGCTGGCGATCGCCCTCTTGGAATCTGCTCTGGCCGGGCAAGGGCGCCTGGGGGCAGAAGTCACGCTGCCGGCCTCGCCGAGCCCGGAAGAGCTTCTCTTCGGGGAGAGTCAGGGAAGGGTGCTCGTCACGGTCGCTCCCGAGGAGGACCGGGCGGTGGAAGAGGAGTGCGTGCGCCGGGGGATCGAGGCGCTTCAGATCGGACGGGTCGCGGGCCCCCGCTTCCGGCTCGAGCGCGGTACCGAGCGGCTGGAGATCGAGGTCGAGGAGCTCGAGCGGCTCTGGCGAGGAGCCCTGCCGGGTCTCATGGACCCCGAAGCCGAGTTCGAATAGGCGGGGAAGGTGGGGAATTACTCCGCCTGGATCGCCTTCACGGGTTCCTCCCGGTCTCCCGGAGTCGGCGCCAGGTAGTCGAGGAGGGTCGAGATCACCGCGCGAAGGCGGTGGCGATGGACGATCTGGTCGATGAGCCCCTTCTCATAGAGGAACTCCGCGGTTTGAAAGCCCTTGGGGAGCTCCTGGTGGGTCGTTTCCCGGATGACCCGGGCTCCCGCAAAGCCGATCATCGCTCGAGGTTCGGCCAGGATGATGTCTCCCAGAGAGGCAAAGCTCGCCGTCACCCCCGCCATGGTGGGGTTGGTCAGAATCGAGAGAAAGGGCATTCGGGCCCGCTTGAGACGGACGAGGGCAGCGCTGGTCTTGGCCATTTGGAGGAGGCTCAGCATGCCCTCGTACATCCGGGCGCCCCCGGAGGCCGAGACGATGACGACGGGCTTCTTCTCCCGGGCGCCGCGCTCGATCGCCCGGGTGATCTTTTCCCCCACGACCGAGCCCATGCTCCCGCCCAGGAACTGGAAGTCCATCACGGCAAGGGAGATCGGCTTTCCTTCGATGCGTCCCATCCCGCAGATCACCG from Methylacidimicrobium sp. B4 includes these protein-coding regions:
- the purL gene encoding phosphoribosylformylglycinamidine synthase subunit PurL, which produces MTSEEERQSLAERSGLLPEEILRIEEALGRPPNAEELALFSVLWSEHCCYKNSKRELRKFPTQGPGVLIRAGEENAGALDIGDGWAVVFKIESHNHPSAVEPFQGAATGVGGILRDIYTMGARPICFLDSLRLGEIRGGGPTAQNNRRLLRGIVGGIAHYGNCVGIPTVGGELTFDPSYNGNPLVNVFCAGVVRQDRIQKGSASGVGNPVFVAGSLTGRDGLKGAAFASRLLSTDSREDRPAVQVGDPFMGKILMEACLELFARKGAVVGVQDMGAAGIGCSTSETAARGETGMEIDLDQVPLREPGMDAAEILLSESQERMLLILQKGREGEAEEVFAKWGVPLRRIGTVSGDGLLRYRRNGKVAAELPARLLTEEAPVYEREAKIASIASPRPPAKPPLSLAECRTPWKALATLPSLASKEWVWRQYDWMVGIGTVMGPGQSDAAVLRVRLDGKTKYLAATVDGNARYTLLDPYRGGLAAVAEAVRNLAVSGARPLGITDNLNFGDPYRPEAFGQLRGAVEGIAEGCRSFGLPVTGGNVSLYNESPSGAILPSPVVAAVGAIDREEEITPLGFQREGDLLFLLGGWGSGVSGSIYAWEALGWREGAAPEVRLPEERALSSVLRALGARGILVSAHDLSDGGLAIALLESALAGQGRLGAEVTLPASPSPEELLFGESQGRVLVTVAPEEDRAVEEECVRRGIEALQIGRVAGPRFRLERGTERLEIEVEELERLWRGALPGLMDPEAEFE
- the accD gene encoding acetyl-CoA carboxylase, carboxyltransferase subunit beta, with the translated sequence MNKSHDRHRAPRIPSGPKRDIPEGLWEKCPQCEQMLYTKELEQHQRVCKHCQHHFPLSARERIALLLDPGSFAEADAALLSVDTLRFQGVRSYADRLAHYQQKSGLSDAVICGMGRIEGKPISLAVMDFQFLGGSMGSVVGEKITRAIERGAREKKPVVIVSASGGARMYEGMLSLLQMAKTSAALVRLKRARMPFLSILTNPTMAGVTASFASLGDIILAEPRAMIGFAGARVIRETTHQELPKGFQTAEFLYEKGLIDQIVHRHRLRAVISTLLDYLAPTPGDREEPVKAIQAE